From the genome of Kluyveromyces lactis strain NRRL Y-1140 chromosome F complete sequence:
AACAAACCAATCTCTTTCGTGAATCGACGGATCAGTTTCCGGTGTACGCACATCCTTGTATACAGGAACGTTGATACAAACTTTCTCACCACGTCTAGTCCTAATATTGGCTGTCAACGTGGGGAACCTAGCGTGCCTATTGATAATCTCATCGGGTAAAAACAGCGACCTACTAGCCGAATTTTTATGATCCCATgggttcttcaaattcgTAAAATTGTCACGACCCATGCGTGGGAAAACAGCCAACGACAACGGAGTCACCAAGTTCACGTCGttaaatttcttcaatttctgtTCTGCCACGGCCCTGCGCATCTGCATGTTCCTCTCAACCTCTGCACCCTCGAAGTCCTTATATGGCTTCGCAGGTGTCGCCTCCAACATAAACCGACCGTACTCGGGATGGAAATGAACGTTCAACTCGTCACACTCGGCCTGGTATTCCGTATTCAACTGAACCAAAACCTCATCATGTTTCACACTAAGAACAACGTTCTCATTAGCCTCATCGAACTCACAAATCATATACTCGACTTCATCTCCCCAGTACAATTCATCGCCGTCTCTAGACTCAGcactttcaaaagaattcaaCAACTGTTCAATCCCATTCACACGCACATGCTCATTGTACTTGCGTGAGTCTAGCCATGACATGGGCGTCCCAGATGACAACAACCccatttctctttctctttgaataaGCCTCCCTTAAATGCAGCGACCAAAACCACCGCTAAGACAGTACCAAACGGCGCCAAAACCACTACCACAAAAAACCTGAGATTGACCTGCCCCAAATACAACAAAGAACCCACTCGAATTCCTGACTGGTTCACCTTCTATcctcaaaagaaaactcGTTCGATAACAATGTTGCCAAGTTCTAATTTCCGATTTTGTCTATGTTATATATCAGCTCGaactttttcaaaatttttcagtagAAGCCTGCCACagtttgatgaaaagaCGAATGCAAGCCATATACCTACTTCTAGTAAACGGGTTGATGTCAGATATGACCTGGATAACCCCTCTGTATCTATAACTGTATCTGTGTTTGTATCTCTACGTTTCCGTCCGGTTTGGAATCTACTTCTGTATATGGTATCTGCGGCCACCAGGTGTGTTGGCTGAAGAAATGTAGGGTTGCATCCACGCTGACTAATATGTAGATATATATTGTGGAATTTGTAAAGGCAAGTGAAAGTTATAGTATAGTTCGGCTTGCGGTTTTAGGTGTCAATTGGGTGCGGAAACGCTGCTTTACGGTCGCATGATAAGGTATCTGGTATCAGGTACCGGCTATCAGATTAGTTTAGACGATTTCTGTAATGACTCTAACTGATTAGAAAATCGGATTGGAAAAAAGTTAGGAATAAAGAGCGTACTTCATTGCAGCAATGCAATGGCTGGTTAGTTTGTGTGTTTGATATCCATCAGGATATCAAGGCTCAAGGTAGTGCAGCAATCCTGGGATTATGCTGCAACCTGTCGTGTCGAGTAATACTTATGAATGGTTGAAATATCAGGATGAACCGCATTACGATGCAAGGACAGAGTACTCATTGAATACCATAGACTCGATAGGCAGATGGAGCACGCGATTTTGGAACGATGCTTTAAGTCAGGTGTCTCATCTGGATCCGGATAAGGCTCGTCAGTCACAAATTAAGATTGAGTATTCGGTTTTCCAACCGTCGATTAAATCAGGACCCGTACCCAAGAGTACTGATAGTAGGAACGAATTCGATGCCGTGGTGGAAGATTGCGTGCACGCAATAGAGTTTGCTCATTTCGATTTGCAACGGATAGAGGCTGGTTCCTCTGGTTCGTATTTCGTATTTGGTACCGATGCTAACTTGATCAAAGGTGTGTTTAAGCCAAAGGATGAGGAACCTTACGGTCCGTTTTCTCCGAAATGGACGAAATGGTTACACAGAACTTTCTTTCCCTGTTTCTTTGGAAGGTCATGTTTGATTCCAAACTTGGGTTATGTTTGTGAAGCTGCGGCTAGTTTGTTAGATCGAAAGTTACAAGTTGGACTTGTACCTCATACGGAGATTATCTCGCTTAGTTCGACGAGTTTTTACGATTATAGAAAGAATTGGTTTTGCGGGTTCAGACCAAGAGTACAGACGAAGTTGGGATCGTTCCAGCTTTTCGTGCATGGGTTCATTTCTGCAGATTCATTCTTGAACAAGTACCCCTTGCCCACGATGTACAGAGACCATGTGATCGATCGCAGCGGTCAAGAGTTTCATTGGAACCCGAATACGCTGAAACAGTTTAGATTGCAATTGGAACGGCTCATCATTTTGGATTACATTATGCGGAACACCGATCGCGGGTTAGATAACTGGATGGTGAAAATTACTAGAGAGTCAGATGACACCGAATGGCAGGTCAAACTTGCTGCAATCGATAACGGGTTGGCATTCCCCTGGAAACATCCTGATGAATGGAGGTCTTTCCCCTACGGCTGGTTATTCTTGCCTGTCTCGATTTTAAACATGCCCTTTTCCAACGAAACTAGAGAGCATTTCCTACCAAGGTTGTTGAATACCAATTGGTGGGAGGAATCGTTCCATGAGTTCACTCATCTTTTCGAAACCGATTCCGAGTTTAAATCCAGTTTGTGGAGGAAACAATGGAGTGTATTAAAAGGTCAGGCATTCAATGTTGTGGAAACATTGAAGGATCCCAGATGCGGACCACTAGAACTCGTGAAACGAACACCTTCTCTTGTGATTGATGGTTTCGTTGAGTACACTTTCTACCCTATCCAGGAAACGTCGTTAACTTTATCATTGACTGAATCTTTACCAAAGAGCTCCTCACCAATGATTGTTGGTAGCATTCCTGATAGATTTGAAGACACTCTGCACCACCATCCACACCCCAACTACTCTGAGAATCAGAACCAGAACGAGAACCAGAATCACGAGCACCCAGAAAGGAAGACCGTCATTATAGAAAGATTAGAAATATGTAATTCCAAACCACCGTTGTTCACATGGTGGTGATAGCCAATACACACCCTAATATACACATATCAATTACATAAGGGCAGACCATCTACGGCAACAGATACGGCCGTCTGTAACCCGTCTCATCCCATCTCACTATCCATCGTTTTCACTGGTTGCCAGATCTGCTCGGCACCTTTGGTATAGTAACTAGAAAAATAAATACTTTAAACAGGGTTTTCAATCGGATAAGACACTTAATAAACGATAGttaaagagaagaaatgtCTAGAGACAGCAAGGGCCCTTTGAGGTACGTCTTTCCAGTTGAAAGTTAGTCAATCGTTTTATTTAAAGTCAATAAAGTAGGCTGAGAAAGATGAGTTTGCTTTGGGGTAGTAAGAAGAAACCGGGTTCAAGGCCCGGATCGGTAGTTTTGACTGATCAAAATGGAAGTGCTATCTTCGATGAATTACCAGGCAGtaagaaacaaattgatgataatcCACGAATCATGGAGACTCAATTTGGTGAAAGTTTAGGCCTACGTACCAATTCCTTGCGTAAAATTTTGGCTAACGAGACCGCTGGCCTTGGGTTTCCTGACTTAGTCCACGTTGCACATTACGATAAATCGCGGAAGGATGAAGTTGGAGAGTATCATTACATTACTGGTATCGATTGTTCATCTGAGGCTATGCCGATTGGATACTTAAGTACTCTAAGGCTGAGACAAAATTGGGCTAGTGAGACAATTTCTACGTTTTGCTGTTATAACTTGTTCTCCAAAGTTGATCTAAGAATCAAATTTGAGACGGAAAAATCTTTCCAGGTTAGTGCAATTGATTGTTCTACTGGGAATCTACATGTCCCCATGACAGAAACTCTGTGGAAGGAGACGTTCCTTAGTGGGATAATCCGCGCATTgattttcaacaaagataGAGAATGGAAATTACCAGGTATGGTTGAATTACCAATAGGAATCGATAACGGTATTGCATCAGCTCAATCCATTATCAAATCGTTCTGTGAGTTTATTCCAAGGTATAAGGAAACAGGGTTAGATCTAAGCCGAAACCCAACTGTTTCTCCCTTGCATAACTACCTTGTTGAATCGTTGTTATCCTTTCTTGCTGTGACTCCAAGGTTGCACCATTACTGTATCTCAATCTTAGAAGAATTGACTGAATCTGATGCCAAGAATGGTGTCTTGTACCAGATGGTGAAATGTAAGGTTGCATTCCATTCCAACAATTCAGATCTCTTGACAGCGTCATCGATTAATTCATTGTTGAACAGttatttcaaaaatgtaaacaaactgaagaaatcgCAATTGATCATGCTAACAGACTTATTAAATCTACAAATCGAAttcttgatgaagaaagaggatTATGAACTCGCTTTACCCGTAGCTCTTTATGCTACACAATTGGTGCCAGATAGTTTCCAGTCCTGGTACTATCTAGCCGATTGTTACATCCATAAGAAGGAATACGATTCTGCCTTGTTGGCGATAAACTCGATCCCCAAGTTGATGATCTTGGATCCAAGTAAAGATGCCTACTGGTCCATTGGCTTGGATAAACTGTATTACAAGAAACCTCAAGGTCAAGGTGCAGAAAGTACATTGAATTCGCACGAATACAACTATGCGCTAACGAAGCTAAGACCTGTCAAAGAACGTGACATGAACGACATCACTTTTGGTAAGATAATAATGCCAGCAAATAGCTATGGATGCATTAGAAATATTTACGACACGGCATGTGCTCAAATCGGACCAGTATACGGTCCCAGATCCACCAATTTGATAGACTTCGTTTCCAACGAAGAGATCGGAGCAGTCGCATACACTGCACTACTAGAAAGaaactctttgaagaacaagatcCCATGGTATATGGGCCAAATGTATCGCctcttgatgaaaattgTGAACTTCCTGGGATGGAATGGACTACTGGAATTAAGATCGTCAATTTTCGTCATGGAATCTGAACACGTCGATTACCAAAACAAGACCAACCCATTGTTAAGACAAAAGAGAATGTGTGAGAAATGGCTAGACACTCTGTTCATGGAAGTGTACCAGGATCTAAAAGTCTCATTGAACTCTCCAGCGCTCAAGGATTCCAAGAGCAGTGGCTTAGAATGGGAACTCTTAGGATTACTACTTGTGAAAACCGCAAACTGGAATGAAGCCGTAGCATGTCTCAGAACTAGTATCATGGCGCGCTTTGACATCATTGCTGCAGACACACTACTCGACCTGTACCTCTTTGGGCCTGAGAACTTCCCGTTGACTACTGACGAAGTGCTATCGATCTTACTGGGAAACTGTTCATACCATTCCAGATTTTACGACACTTGCCAGTGGCTTAACCTACAAGTCCTATACAAACTAAACGAAGAACTGGGTACAGAAACACTAAGAAACAGAATATACGCACACCCGCTGGCAGAACGCGGTATAGTTACTCTGATAGACAAGGCGCTCGATTGGATCCAGCAGTTTGCATAATTGAATGACTGACTGTAtcgtatatatatatatatatatatatatatatacttcATATCATGTATGTAAATAAATGTATCAAATAAAGATCAAAGTACAGAATAACAGATAAATAAATAGGAATTAATAGGAGGAATACGACATATAATGGGTAGAGCACTTCTGTTACCAGTAAGAATGCTCTCACCGAACATGAGAATGATGAGATTGAGTCTCTTGATTGCCATTACCCTCCCTCTGTTGCCTTGTAAAAAGTTTTTTACTCCCAGTGAACTATCGCAGAGGAGCTCACGAAAGGAATTTCGTAAATTAAAAATATTCagaatcaacaatttcaacttgaaaTGGTTTGAATACTGGAATGGGATTGAACGGAAAGTGTGGCTAAAAGAGCGATAGCAGTATAGATCGGATTGTTTTCTGAGTGTTTCGGTCTAGTTGTC
Proteins encoded in this window:
- the CHS6 gene encoding Chs6p (similar to uniprot|P36122 Saccharomyces cerevisiae YKR027W FMP50 The authentic non-tagged protein was localized to the mitochondria and uniprot|P40955 Saccharomyces cerevisiae YJL099w CHS6 chitin biosynthesis protein), translating into MSLLWGSKKKPGSRPGSVVLTDQNGSAIFDELPGSKKQIDDNPRIMETQFGESLGLRTNSLRKILANETAGLGFPDLVHVAHYDKSRKDEVGEYHYITGIDCSSEAMPIGYLSTLRLRQNWASETISTFCCYNLFSKVDLRIKFETEKSFQVSAIDCSTGNLHVPMTETLWKETFLSGIIRALIFNKDREWKLPGMVELPIGIDNGIASAQSIIKSFCEFIPRYKETGLDLSRNPTVSPLHNYLVESLLSFLAVTPRLHHYCISILEELTESDAKNGVLYQMVKCKVAFHSNNSDLLTASSINSLLNSYFKNVNKLKKSQLIMLTDLLNLQIEFLMKKEDYELALPVALYATQLVPDSFQSWYYLADCYIHKKEYDSALLAINSIPKLMILDPSKDAYWSIGLDKLYYKKPQGQGAESTLNSHEYNYALTKLRPVKERDMNDITFGKIIMPANSYGCIRNIYDTACAQIGPVYGPRSTNLIDFVSNEEIGAVAYTALLERNSLKNKIPWYMGQMYRLLMKIVNFLGWNGLLELRSSIFVMESEHVDYQNKTNPLLRQKRMCEKWLDTLFMEVYQDLKVSLNSPALKDSKSSGLEWELLGLLLVKTANWNEAVACLRTSIMARFDIIAADTLLDLYLFGPENFPLTTDEVLSILLGNCSYHSRFYDTCQWLNLQVLYKLNEELGTETLRNRIYAHPLAERGIVTLIDKALDWIQQFA
- the LSB6 gene encoding 1-phosphatidylinositol 4-kinase LSB6 (similar to uniprot|P42951 Saccharomyces cerevisiae YJL100W LSB6 Phosphatidylinositol 4-kinase that binds Las17p which is a homolog of human Wiskott-Aldrich Syndrome protein involved in actin patch assembly and actin polymerization), which produces MLQPVVSSNTYEWLKYQDEPHYDARTEYSLNTIDSIGRWSTRFWNDALSQVSHLDPDKARQSQIKIEYSVFQPSIKSGPVPKSTDSRNEFDAVVEDCVHAIEFAHFDLQRIEAGSSGSYFVFGTDANLIKGVFKPKDEEPYGPFSPKWTKWLHRTFFPCFFGRSCLIPNLGYVCEAAASLLDRKLQVGLVPHTEIISLSSTSFYDYRKNWFCGFRPRVQTKLGSFQLFVHGFISADSFLNKYPLPTMYRDHVIDRSGQEFHWNPNTLKQFRLQLERLIILDYIMRNTDRGLDNWMVKITRESDDTEWQVKLAAIDNGLAFPWKHPDEWRSFPYGWLFLPVSILNMPFSNETREHFLPRLLNTNWWEESFHEFTHLFETDSEFKSSLWRKQWSVLKGQAFNVVETLKDPRCGPLELVKRTPSLVIDGFVEYTFYPIQETSLTLSLTESLPKSSSPMIVGSIPDRFEDTLHHHPHPNYSENQNQNENQNHEHPERKTVIIERLEICNSKPPLFTWW